The Pseudomonas sp. DG56-2 genome contains a region encoding:
- a CDS encoding bifunctional diguanylate cyclase/phosphodiesterase yields the protein MKSQPDAASRMVAEVVTQLPVPSRLGMLRFERLNEASWALLYLDPTCERQFGLAAVELCALVGSPYASLMEPEARYKLHDAIQLQLSQRPHYLVRYTLHTAQGPLHLLEIGEAYKQHNRQLLRGYLTVIDTQPGEGPDLSAADLETRNNRLQIALQLNQQAQQEQLEHLERVRAQQELILHLARHRYSAGNSLLEAAELITRSACEIYKIDCASLWYLEGQRLEPISAYYRIAQEHHLPEPIDASHFPDYLEALHTSRAIDAHNATHDPRTREMAESLRPRDINAMLDASIRIDGQVVGVLCLEQTGSARAWQTDEIAFAGELADQFAQVINNHNRRTATSALYLFQRAVEQSANAFLLVNRDGVVEYVNPSFTAITQYSTDEVHGHRLSELPALENLSELLFDAQSSLAMSNSWQGEFKSRRKNLEPYWGQLSISKVYGDNRELTHYIGIYEDITQSKLAQQRIERLAYTDNLTSLGNRPAFIRNLDERFALDSDSPICLLLVDIDNFKRINDSLGHQTGDKLLISLARRLRNSLSAGGSLARFASNEFAVLLEDTTIQSGLEIAQQLLRTLDKPMFVDNQLISVTGSVGLACAPLHGRDPQTLMKNAGLALHKAKANGKHQAQVFTEALNAEASYKLFVENNLRRALTQNELDVFYQPKLCLRSGRLLGLEALLRWNHPDKGMIRPDQFISVAEETGLIIPIGKWIARQACRMSQQLSKAGLGNLQVAINLSPKQFSDPDLVASIAKILEEEALPPHLLELELTEGLLLEATEDTHRQLDQLKKLGLTLAMDDFGTGYSSLSYLKKFPIDILKIDRSFIHEIPANQNDMEITSAVVAMAHNLKLKVVAEGIETAEQLAFLRRHRCDVGQGYLFDRPIPGTELIERLKRYPRGPIA from the coding sequence CGTGCCTTCGCGGCTCGGCATGCTGCGTTTCGAACGGCTGAATGAGGCGAGTTGGGCCCTGCTGTATCTCGACCCTACATGTGAACGCCAATTTGGCCTGGCTGCGGTCGAGCTCTGCGCGTTGGTAGGATCACCTTATGCCAGCCTGATGGAACCTGAAGCTCGCTACAAACTGCATGACGCTATCCAGTTGCAATTGAGCCAGCGTCCGCACTATCTGGTGCGCTACACCCTGCACACCGCGCAAGGGCCGTTGCATCTGCTGGAGATCGGCGAAGCCTACAAGCAGCACAACCGCCAATTGCTGCGCGGCTATCTGACCGTGATCGATACCCAGCCCGGCGAGGGGCCGGATCTTAGCGCTGCCGACCTGGAAACCCGCAACAACCGCCTGCAGATCGCCCTGCAATTGAATCAGCAAGCCCAGCAGGAACAGCTCGAACATCTGGAACGGGTACGCGCCCAGCAGGAATTGATCCTGCACCTGGCCCGTCATCGCTACAGCGCCGGCAACTCGCTGCTTGAAGCCGCCGAACTGATCACCCGCAGCGCCTGCGAGATCTACAAGATCGACTGCGCAAGCCTCTGGTATCTGGAGGGGCAGCGTCTGGAGCCGATTTCTGCCTATTACCGCATAGCTCAGGAACACCACCTGCCAGAGCCCATCGACGCCAGTCACTTCCCCGACTACCTCGAGGCGCTGCACACCAGCCGCGCCATCGACGCTCACAATGCGACCCACGATCCGCGTACCCGGGAAATGGCCGAGAGTCTGCGACCGCGCGACATCAATGCCATGCTCGATGCCAGTATCCGTATCGATGGCCAGGTGGTTGGTGTCTTGTGCCTGGAGCAGACCGGCTCGGCGCGGGCCTGGCAGACCGACGAAATCGCCTTTGCCGGTGAACTGGCCGACCAATTCGCGCAGGTCATCAACAACCACAACCGGCGTACCGCCACCAGCGCCCTGTACCTGTTCCAGCGCGCCGTAGAACAAAGCGCCAACGCCTTTTTGCTGGTCAACCGCGATGGCGTGGTCGAGTACGTCAACCCCAGCTTCACCGCCATCACCCAATACAGCACCGACGAGGTCCACGGCCACCGGCTTTCGGAGCTGCCTGCGCTGGAAAACCTCAGCGAGCTGTTGTTCGACGCGCAATCGAGCCTGGCCATGAGCAATAGCTGGCAAGGCGAGTTCAAAAGCCGACGCAAGAACCTGGAGCCATACTGGGGGCAGTTATCGATTTCCAAGGTCTACGGTGACAACCGTGAACTGACCCATTACATCGGTATCTACGAAGACATCACCCAGAGCAAGCTGGCCCAGCAACGCATTGAACGCCTGGCCTACACCGACAACTTGACCAGCCTCGGCAATCGCCCGGCATTCATCCGCAACCTCGACGAGCGCTTTGCCCTCGACAGCGACAGTCCCATTTGCCTGCTGCTGGTGGACATCGACAACTTCAAGCGGATCAACGACAGCCTCGGTCATCAGACCGGTGACAAGCTGCTGATCAGCCTCGCGCGGCGTCTGCGCAACAGCCTCAGCGCCGGAGGCAGCCTGGCGCGTTTTGCCAGTAACGAATTCGCCGTATTGCTGGAAGACACCACCATCCAGAGCGGCCTGGAGATTGCCCAGCAGTTGTTGCGTACGCTCGACAAACCGATGTTCGTCGACAACCAATTGATCAGCGTCACCGGCTCCGTCGGCCTGGCCTGCGCGCCGCTGCACGGTCGCGACCCGCAAACCCTGATGAAAAACGCGGGGTTGGCGCTGCACAAGGCCAAAGCCAATGGCAAGCATCAGGCGCAAGTGTTCACCGAGGCGCTGAACGCCGAAGCCAGCTACAAACTATTCGTTGAAAACAACCTGCGCCGCGCCCTGACCCAGAATGAACTGGATGTGTTCTACCAGCCCAAACTGTGCCTGCGCAGTGGCCGCCTGCTGGGCCTGGAGGCCCTGCTGCGCTGGAATCATCCTGACAAGGGCATGATTCGTCCGGACCAGTTCATCAGCGTCGCCGAAGAAACCGGGCTGATCATTCCGATCGGCAAATGGATCGCCCGTCAGGCCTGTCGCATGAGCCAGCAGTTGAGCAAGGCCGGGCTGGGTAATCTGCAAGTGGCGATCAACCTGTCGCCCAAGCAGTTTTCCGATCCGGATCTGGTTGCCTCGATCGCCAAGATTCTCGAAGAAGAAGCCCTACCCCCCCACTTGCTGGAACTGGAACTGACTGAAGGTCTGCTGCTTGAAGCGACCGAGGACACTCACCGCCAGCTCGACCAGTTGAAAAAGCTCGGCCTCACCCTGGCGATGGACGACTTCGGCACTGGTTACTCCTCGCTTAGCTACCTGAAGAAATTTCCCATCGACATCCTCAAAATCGACCGCAGCTTCATTCATGAGATTCCCGCCAATCAGAACGACATGGAAATCACCTCGGCAGTGGTAGCCATGGCTCATAACCTCAAGTTGAAGGTTGTTGCCGAGGGCATCGAGACTGCCGAGCAGCTTGCGTTCCTGCGCCGTCATCGTTGCGACGTTGGCCAGGGCTATCTTTTCGACCGGCCGATTCCGGGGACTGAGCTGATTGAGCGGCTCAAGCGTTATCCACGCGGCCCAATCGCCTGA
- the msrA gene encoding peptide-methionine (S)-S-oxide reductase MsrA encodes MVLRSEILVNKNVLPTAEQALPGRDTPMTLPEKHYVFKDTPLLGPFFENVGFAIFGLGCFWGAERRFWQREGVVSTVVGYAGGYTPNPTYEEVCSGLTGHTEVVLVVYDQDKVSYGDLLAMFWELHNPTQGMRQGNDIGTQYRSVIYCTTPEQLEEAQASKQAYQAELTKAGFGEITTEIAEAPTVYFAEAYHQQYLAKNPEGYCGIGGTGVCLPPSLQGN; translated from the coding sequence ATGGTCCTGCGCTCGGAAATCCTGGTGAACAAAAACGTCCTGCCCACTGCGGAACAGGCCCTGCCTGGCCGCGACACTCCCATGACCCTGCCAGAAAAGCATTACGTGTTCAAAGACACACCGTTGCTTGGCCCGTTCTTCGAGAACGTCGGTTTCGCCATCTTCGGCCTCGGCTGCTTCTGGGGCGCCGAACGACGCTTCTGGCAACGGGAAGGCGTCGTCAGCACCGTCGTTGGCTACGCTGGCGGCTATACGCCCAATCCAACGTACGAAGAAGTCTGCTCGGGGCTGACCGGCCACACTGAAGTGGTGCTGGTGGTCTACGACCAGGACAAGGTCAGCTACGGCGACCTGTTGGCCATGTTCTGGGAACTGCACAACCCGACACAGGGCATGCGCCAGGGTAACGACATCGGCACTCAGTACCGCTCGGTGATCTACTGCACCACGCCCGAGCAACTAGAAGAAGCTCAAGCCAGCAAGCAGGCCTACCAGGCTGAACTGACCAAGGCCGGCTTCGGCGAAATCACCACCGAAATTGCCGAAGCGCCGACCGTCTACTTCGCCGAGGCCTACCACCAGCAATACCTGGCCAAGAACCCCGAGGGCTACTGTGGGATCGGTGGCACGGGTGTATGCCTACCGCCCAGCCTGCAAGGCAACTGA
- a CDS encoding glutathione S-transferase, with the protein MSAASMTLFHAPASPFVRKVMVVLHETGQIDRVTLQSVNLTPVNPVAELNQGNPAGKIPALRLADGSVLHDSRVICEYLDQQHVGIALIPKEGWSRWHRLTLASLADAIMDAAVLTRYETFLRPQEMRWDSWIEAQLEKIRRGLASLEQEHMAELSSAFDIAAIGVACALGYLDLRMPDFGWREQQPQLATWYAQVSQRASMLATDPSA; encoded by the coding sequence ATGAGCGCAGCAAGCATGACCCTGTTCCACGCCCCAGCCTCGCCCTTCGTTCGCAAGGTCATGGTGGTGCTGCACGAAACCGGGCAAATCGATCGGGTAACGCTGCAAAGCGTCAACCTGACGCCGGTCAATCCGGTCGCCGAGCTCAACCAGGGCAATCCTGCAGGGAAGATCCCGGCGCTTCGCCTGGCCGATGGCAGCGTGCTTCACGACAGCCGGGTTATCTGTGAGTACCTCGATCAGCAACATGTCGGTATTGCACTGATCCCCAAAGAAGGCTGGTCGCGCTGGCATCGCCTGACCCTTGCCTCACTGGCCGATGCGATCATGGATGCGGCAGTACTGACGCGCTACGAAACCTTCCTGCGCCCGCAGGAAATGCGCTGGGACAGCTGGATCGAAGCACAACTGGAAAAAATCCGTCGCGGCCTGGCAAGCCTTGAGCAGGAACACATGGCGGAACTGAGTTCGGCCTTCGACATCGCTGCCATTGGCGTGGCCTGCGCCCTGGGCTATCTGGACTTGCGCATGCCGGACTTCGGCTGGCGCGAGCAGCAACCCCAACTGGCGACCTGGTATGCCCAGGTCAGCCAGCGGGCGTCGATGTTGGCTACCGATCCTTCGGCTTGA
- the creD gene encoding cell envelope integrity protein CreD, whose protein sequence is MNRTLSIKLGTIALLVVLLLIPLLMISGLIGERQSLRDEVVENIAQSASYSQQISGPVLVVPYRKTERSWKTEDGKSVEETKQVSGLLYFLPDTFELKSNIDTELRSRGIYQTRLFHANNHISGQFKLPANWGITEDVDDYRFDPAFLAVGISDIRGIEKGLQLQFNDQHLDFQAGTTLSWLGGGVHVMLGDLDGKTETRFDYAFDLSLQGTGQFHVLPVGRSTTVSMAANWPHPSFVGNYLPSSRTIDAGGFSARWQTSYFSTNLKDALTQCVVNASCEEFRSRAFGVSFVDPVDQYLKSERAIKYALLFIALTFAGFFLFEILKNLSVHPIQYALVGAALALFYLLLLSLSEHLGFGLAYLLSAGACVLLIGFYLCHVLHSLMRAAAFAVGLAVLYAMLYGLLSAEDYALLMGSLLLFGMLGVFMVLTRRLDWYSVGPGRQQ, encoded by the coding sequence ATGAACCGAACCTTGAGTATCAAACTGGGCACCATCGCCTTGTTGGTGGTGCTTCTGCTTATCCCGCTGCTGATGATCAGCGGCTTGATTGGCGAGCGACAGTCGCTGCGTGACGAGGTGGTTGAGAACATCGCCCAGAGTGCCAGTTACAGTCAGCAGATCAGCGGCCCGGTACTGGTGGTGCCGTACCGTAAAACCGAACGCAGCTGGAAGACTGAAGACGGCAAGAGCGTCGAGGAAACCAAGCAGGTCAGCGGCCTGTTGTACTTTCTGCCGGATACCTTCGAGCTGAAGTCGAACATCGACACCGAGCTGCGCTCACGAGGCATCTATCAGACGCGGTTGTTCCACGCCAACAACCACATCAGCGGTCAATTCAAGCTGCCAGCGAACTGGGGTATTACCGAAGATGTTGACGACTATCGCTTCGACCCCGCGTTTCTGGCCGTGGGCATCAGTGACATCCGCGGCATCGAAAAAGGCTTGCAGCTTCAATTCAACGACCAGCACCTGGATTTTCAGGCCGGTACCACCTTGAGCTGGTTGGGCGGCGGGGTTCACGTGATGCTCGGCGACCTCGACGGCAAGACAGAAACCCGGTTCGACTATGCCTTCGACCTCAGCTTGCAGGGAACCGGTCAGTTTCATGTGTTGCCGGTAGGTCGTAGCACCACCGTCAGCATGGCAGCCAACTGGCCGCATCCAAGTTTTGTCGGCAACTACTTGCCGAGCAGCCGTACGATTGACGCGGGTGGTTTCTCTGCACGCTGGCAGACCTCTTATTTCTCCACCAACCTCAAGGATGCTTTGACGCAATGCGTAGTCAATGCCAGTTGCGAGGAGTTTCGTAGCCGCGCCTTTGGCGTCAGCTTCGTCGACCCGGTGGATCAATACCTCAAGAGTGAACGGGCGATCAAATATGCGCTGCTGTTCATTGCCTTGACCTTCGCCGGATTCTTCCTCTTCGAGATTCTCAAGAACCTCAGCGTGCATCCAATCCAGTACGCCTTGGTGGGTGCTGCGCTGGCGTTGTTCTACTTGCTGCTGTTGTCCTTGTCGGAACACCTGGGCTTTGGTCTGGCCTACCTGTTGTCTGCAGGTGCCTGTGTGCTGCTGATCGGCTTCTACCTTTGCCATGTGCTGCACAGTCTGATGCGAGCAGCGGCCTTTGCCGTGGGGTTGGCGGTGCTTTACGCGATGCTGTACGGGCTGCTCAGCGCCGAGGACTATGCACTGTTGATGGGCTCGTTGCTGTTGTTCGGCATGCTCGGTGTATTCATGGTTCTGACCCGTCGCCTGGACTGGTACAGCGTTGGGCCGGGGAGGCAGCAATGA
- the creB gene encoding two-component system response regulator CreB: MPHILIVEDEAAIADTLIFALQGDGHSTEWVTLGNAALEQQRLRPADLIILDIGLPDISGFETCRQLRRFSDVPVMFLSARDGEIDRVVGLEIGADDYVVKPFSPREVAARVRAILKRMAPRTEPVSSVAAVFHVDTQRMQISYRGQALSLTRHEFRLLQSLLEQPERVFSREQLLDAVGVAAEAGYERNIDSHIKSLRAKLRQVAADAEPIQTHRGLGYSYSPGHS; this comes from the coding sequence GTGCCCCACATACTTATCGTTGAAGACGAAGCGGCGATCGCCGACACGCTGATTTTTGCCTTGCAGGGCGATGGCCACAGTACCGAGTGGGTGACACTCGGCAATGCTGCCCTGGAGCAGCAGCGTCTGCGCCCCGCCGACCTGATCATTCTCGACATCGGTTTGCCAGACATCAGCGGTTTTGAGACCTGTCGCCAATTGCGGCGTTTCAGTGACGTACCGGTGATGTTCCTCAGTGCGCGCGACGGCGAAATCGACCGCGTGGTGGGCCTGGAAATCGGTGCTGACGATTATGTGGTCAAGCCGTTCAGTCCACGCGAAGTCGCCGCTCGGGTACGGGCGATTCTCAAGCGTATGGCGCCACGCACTGAACCCGTGAGCAGCGTGGCCGCGGTGTTCCATGTCGATACCCAGCGCATGCAGATCAGCTACCGTGGCCAGGCCTTGAGTCTGACTCGTCATGAGTTTCGTCTGTTGCAGAGTTTGCTGGAGCAACCCGAACGGGTGTTCAGTCGTGAGCAACTGCTCGACGCTGTAGGTGTGGCTGCCGAGGCCGGTTACGAGCGCAATATCGACAGTCACATCAAAAGCCTGAGGGCCAAGCTGCGTCAGGTTGCCGCCGACGCCGAACCGATCCAGACTCATCGCGGTCTTGGCTACAGCTACAGTCCAGGCCATAGCTGA
- the creC gene encoding two-component system sensor histidine kinase CreC gives MRLGIRIFLVYFLFVGLTGYFILSTVREQIRPGVRQSTEETLVDTANLLAEILHDDVKAGTLGQSRLPLLLRAYGQRQPRADIWGLSKNQVNHRIYVTDAKGRVLLDSSGEAVGQDYSRWNDVYLTLRGEYGARSTRSDPDDAESSVMHVAAPILDEGKIIGVVTVAKPNKSLQPYIDRSERRLLYLGVGLIGLGLLVGAALSWWLARSLRRLTHYAQAVSEGERTTLPHYRGGELGQLAAAVERMRTQLEGKDYVERYVHTLTHELKSPLAAIRGASELLQGPMSEEQRQRFAGNIESESARMQQLIERLLNLAQVEQMQALEEQQQVALAALIDELLLAQSARIESNRLQVRQRVPAQTRLLCEPFLMRQAIANLLDNALDFTPPGGLLLFELEQHGARVALSLFNQGEAIPEYALGRLSERFYSLPRPISGRKSTGLGLNFVEEVMQLHGGSLEVANAEAGVRVRLWLPAKRLG, from the coding sequence ATGCGCCTGGGGATTCGGATCTTTCTGGTCTATTTCCTGTTTGTCGGGCTGACCGGTTATTTCATTCTGAGCACGGTGCGTGAGCAGATCCGCCCGGGCGTGCGTCAGTCCACCGAAGAAACCCTGGTGGATACCGCCAACCTGCTGGCCGAGATACTTCACGATGACGTCAAGGCTGGCACCCTGGGCCAGAGCCGTTTGCCGCTGCTGTTGCGCGCTTACGGGCAGCGTCAGCCCAGGGCCGATATCTGGGGCTTGTCGAAAAATCAGGTCAACCACCGTATCTATGTAACCGATGCCAAGGGCCGTGTCTTGCTCGACTCCAGTGGCGAGGCCGTGGGCCAGGACTATTCCCGCTGGAATGACGTCTACCTGACGCTTCGCGGTGAGTACGGTGCGCGCTCGACCCGCAGCGACCCCGATGATGCCGAGTCATCGGTCATGCACGTAGCCGCGCCGATTCTCGATGAAGGCAAAATTATTGGTGTGGTCACTGTGGCCAAGCCGAACAAGTCGCTGCAACCGTACATCGACCGTTCCGAGCGGCGCTTGCTGTATCTGGGGGTGGGTCTGATCGGGCTGGGCTTGCTGGTGGGCGCCGCGTTGTCGTGGTGGCTGGCGCGCTCGTTACGGCGCCTGACACATTACGCCCAGGCCGTCAGTGAAGGCGAGCGCACCACACTGCCGCACTACCGGGGTGGTGAGCTGGGGCAGTTGGCTGCGGCAGTCGAACGGATGCGCACGCAATTGGAAGGCAAGGACTACGTCGAACGCTATGTGCATACGCTGACCCACGAACTCAAGAGTCCACTGGCGGCCATCCGCGGGGCCTCGGAGCTGTTGCAGGGGCCAATGTCGGAGGAACAGCGCCAGCGCTTTGCCGGCAACATCGAAAGCGAAAGTGCGCGCATGCAGCAATTGATCGAGCGCCTGCTCAATCTGGCGCAGGTCGAGCAGATGCAAGCGCTGGAAGAACAGCAACAAGTAGCATTGGCAGCCTTGATCGATGAGTTGTTGCTGGCCCAGAGCGCACGTATCGAGAGCAACCGCTTGCAGGTGCGCCAACGAGTGCCCGCTCAAACCCGACTGCTGTGCGAGCCGTTCCTGATGCGCCAAGCGATTGCCAACTTGCTGGATAACGCCCTGGACTTCACACCACCTGGCGGTTTGCTGCTTTTTGAGTTGGAGCAACACGGTGCGCGCGTGGCCTTGAGTCTGTTCAACCAGGGCGAGGCGATTCCCGAGTACGCCCTGGGCCGTTTGAGCGAGCGTTTTTATTCGCTACCGCGACCAATCAGCGGGCGCAAGAGTACGGGTTTGGGCTTGAACTTCGTCGAGGAGGTGATGCAACTGCATGGTGGCTCGCTGGAGGTTGCCAACGCCGAAGCGGGGGTTCGGGTTCGATTGTGGTTGCCCGCCAAGCGCCTGGGCTGA